In Nitrososphaerales archaeon, the sequence TTAAAATGATTACATCAGTAACCTCGTTACCGCCATGAATATACCTACACTGATCATCAGCAATCCAAATATAAATTGTATTAATTTACTTTTTAACCTTTTAGCGATTCGAGTACCGATCTGAGCACCTGTAACCGTACCGATTATCAGAGGGATCGCATACTCTAACGATATATTACCGAGTAAGAGGTGTGCATAAGCCCCTGAGATGCTGGTGAAGATTATTGTAAATAGCGAAGTCGCCGTGGCCAAATGTATGGGAACCTTCATCACAAGTACGTATACCGGCACTATGATTATTCCCCCAGCTACACCAAGAAAGCTTGCCACGAATCCGCATAGAGGGAGTAACAAAAATCCTGGAATTGTACGTATGCGATATTCGAATACAGAACCCGAAGCATCCACTAACTTGCGATACCAACCTTTTTGTGAGCTACTCAACTTTGCAATCGTTCCCTCATCACTCTCTTTTCGCCTATAAAGAAGGCCAGACCCTAAAATCATCCTTAAGCCTATCAACGCTAAAGCGATGCCAAAGATACCACTTAACACTTTTGATTCAAAGAATTTGGTAGAGTAAGCACCCATATAAGATGTTGGTATAGTTAGAAGCACGGTGATGATACCGAGCTTCCAATCGATCCTTCTCTGCTTAAGGTAAACGATAGTAGCTGAGATGGCTGTGAATAATACGGTCGTGAGGCTCGTCCCCATGGCTACGTGGGCTTTTAAATTATAAACGAGGATGAGTAGTGGAATTATTATAAAACCACCACCCACACCCACAATAGATGAGAAGGTACCGATCAATACAGCCAGGATTGTGAGTATCAATGCGGTTAAGATCTCCAAAATCCTATCCAACATCCTTACAAACAGGTAGTTAAATTACTTTTTGGGAAAAAACCTCTGAACCTTATTAAAGACTTCATCCGAGTATAGAATCCTTCGACCTTTGATAATGTAGTAGGATAGAAATGTCAGAAGTATCTAAAGATAACATCTACCAACAGGATTCGATAATACTTTAATGAAGGTTTTGTAACTGTATTTGGTGTGGATATAGAGCGAATCTTAGAAAGTATGGCGAAGATGGTTGGAGAAGATGTATCTACCCTTGAGTGGGTAAGTCAAAAAAGGGACCCATTTCAAGTATTAATATCCACTATAATCTCATCAAGAACGAAGGATGAAATCACAAGAGAGGCTAGTAAAAGGCTCTTCAGTAGATACAAGGATGCCTATGAATTATCTCAAGCAGATGAGAGGGATATTGAGAGGTTGATCAAGCCTGCCGGTTTTTACAGGGTCAAAGCGAGGAGGATCAAAGAGGTTGCTCAGATGATCGTTAAGAACTTTGGTGGTAAAGTTCCAAGTAGTATCGAAGATCTACTCACATTACCATCGGTAGGTAGAAAGACAGCAAATTGTGTCTTGGTATATGGTTTTGGTAAGCCAGCGATACCGGTAGATACACATGTCCATCGAATTGCGAATAGGCTAGGTTTGGTAGATTCAAAGGTGCCCGAAGAGACCGAGTATCAATTGATGGAGAAGGTGAAGCGAGAATATTGGATCCAGATCAATGAGCTCTTCGTAAAGTTCGGGCAGAGAATATGCCAACCTATAAAGCCCAGATGTGATATCTGTTCTTTAACATCGATCTGTAAATGGTACAGAAGTAAAGGTAAGAGCGAATAGCCTCGACCCGATTTTATCTCTATCTTATGTTATGCCCTCCAACAATCGAATGATATAAATTTAACCTTCCTATTCTTCACATCACTGATGGCCATGATGAACTGCTTTCTTACAGTAGTAGCCAATCTGCCAGATAGAACGATCCCAGTGGCAGATATCTTATGATCGGGCTTTACAACTTCTATCAAGTATGGAGCGTGATCGATACCGGGTCCATATTCATAAACGGCAAAGTCACAACCAAATTTGATACCGGGCGTTACTACATAACCTGCCTTTCTTAACTCCTCATATACCAACAACTTCTCTTTAAAATTCACATACTCTTTATTACAAATCCTTTCAATGGCATTAAGAGAGAGTTCCTTCTTCGAATTGGCTCTATAAACCTTAAGCCTACCGATCTTCGTTAGATAAAAGCCTTCGATCAGGTCGAGAATTAAAGGTACTTGAAAATCTGCATTCTTTGGCTTTGGTATACCGAGGGGCTTACCATAAAAGCCCTCTTTAAAGAGGGCCCTTGCATCTTCGATATTCCAGATTATGATACGATTCTCCACCAACTCTCCACGAATAACGCCCATTTCAACCACTTATTAAAGGCCCAATGCGAGTATAGTAGCCGAATCTGCAGCGCGGAAGCACGTGTCACATATAGCTTCCATATGCTCGATGATATCCTTTAGCATAATCAAACCTCTTATATCATTAACGCTATTCAAAGCCTTCGTAATGGTGGCTCTATATTTAGCATCCATTTGGCGCTCGATCTTTTGCACCTCATTCGCCAATTCGATGACGGCCGATGGGTTTATGACTAAAGCCTGAATCAATTTATTTAGCCTTTGAACAGCCTCGACCGTCAGATCGATTATCTCTTGAAGCTCATCCTTTAACTTACTTTCGGTCAGAATGGTGGGCTTTAATTGAGTCAATCTGAAGAATGCACCACCGATATATGATACCACCTCTTCGATATTGTAGGCAGTCCTTAAGAGATCTTCTCGATTCATCATCATACTCCCTATCTCAGCAACTTCTCTCGTCAAGGCCCTTCTGAACGATTCGACATCCTCCTCAGCCTTCGTCATCCTATCCTTTATTTCAGCGAGGAGTTTTTCATCGCGATTTGTGAAGGAAGAGTAGGCTAGAGCGAGGTCACGAATAGCATCCAACACACGCCTAGATTCGTCTTGGAGTATCGATAGAGTCTTTCTTCGTGCCTGTGTTTCTAATTCACCACTGAACAAAGTCGATCACTGAACCTTATCCTTATAATAAATTAGCAGATATTACTTAAAATGTTTATCTTTTGTAGAGAGGAGGAAAATTTTGAGTAGAATAGCTTTCTAAAAAATCCTTTAAAATTGATGATTCATTCTAAGGGCTCTTCCTCGATCTTCTTTAATTGTTTACGATACAATTCGACGATCTCATCGACAGTCGTAGCATCTTCAGGGCTCTTATCATCCCTTAACCGGCCAGTATACTTGGGGAATCTTAAGGCTAGACCACTACCTTTCCTAATTCTATCGATACCACACGTATGTATCGGGCTCAGAGTAATTTCGGCAGCGATAGTTTCAATCACTATCTTCGGTACGAACCATACATCGGCATCGATCCTCGAATCGACCCTCGGATGCTTATGAGGGATTTTGTAAGGTTCGAGGAGTTTTGGGAAGTATTCTAAATCTTCATCGGTAAACCCCGTACCGATCTTGCACGCAGTTCTAAAGACATCTACTTCTTTATCGTATGCAGCGAGAAGAAAGGTACCATACTTTCCCGCCCTCCTCCCCTTTCCATAAAAGGCACCGACTATAACTAGATCGATCGTATCGGTCAACCCAGCCCTATACTCCCTCTTTAATTTTATCCAGGCGAACTCCCTCGCACCCGCACGGTAAAGGCTATCCAGATCTTTGATGACGAGGCCTTCACAACCATCGGTTATAGCCTGCTCCATGAACCTTTCGATCTCATCGGGCTTTGTAGCGATGATCGTAGGAACGATCTTCACCCTATCCGTCTCTACGATAACCTCTTCCAACCTCTTCCTCCTCTCCACGTAGGGCTTCGTTATATACTCTTCACCATCCACGTAGAGCAGATCGAAGAAGTTGAGTGCGATGGGGTATTGCTTCATCGCCTCCTCTATACCATACTTCCTTCTACGGTGCATCAACTCCTGGAAAGGTAGATATTCACCAGTATCTACATTTATCGCGACGACTTCGGCCTCCAAAATCCCTTCATTCACCTTAACATTCTCATTCACCAATTGAATGGCATCTGGATAATGGTTTGTGATATTCTCCAACCTCCTCGAGAAGAGTATTACTCGATCACCTTGCTTATGAATCTGTAGACGTTCACCATCGAGTTTATACTCAGCCGCAGCCTTGCCTTCTAACTTCTTCAGAATCTCTTCAGCACTCTCCAACCTCTCAGCTAACATAGGTCTTATAGGCCGCCCTATCTGAACCTTAAACTCTTTTAACCCTTCAAGACCTTTTAAAGCTGCGGTCTTCGCAACTAGACCGAGATCGCTGGAGAGATTGTAAGCCCTTTCTAGGATCGGTCTATTCGCTTTATCACCAGTATAAGCGATCGCTAAAGCATCTAGCACGGTATAATCAGCAATGCCTAAGCGAAGCCTACCTGTAACCATCTTCATAATATACTTAGCCTCTAAGGGTGTCGCATCGTTCAATAGGCGTGATAGATTTCGAAGTTTAATCTCTATAGAGCCTTCGCCCACACTCTTCGCCATTCTCTCGAATGTTGCATAAACATCCTCTACCGTCAATGGTGTAGAGAAGAGGGTCGTCTGAACCTTATTCTTCAGAATATTCTCAGCGACCAACCCGATATCACCGAGTTTCTGAAAGATTTCTATGATCTTATCTTGATTCATCCCAGAGACCATGGAGAGGGCTTTAATGGCTAATTTATCGGCCACTCCAATCTCGATACCTACATAATCCGGGTAGATTTTACCTTGTATTAAATAGATGACTTTATCCACGAGCTCTTTGGGCGTTCTTTTAAATAGATCTACGAGTATGTTCGTCAATTCAAGCCTCTTCGTAGTCTGGCTCAGGGCTTCACAAACTTCTGTTATGATCGAATAATCCAAGGCACCACCTTCCAACAAATTTAAAAAGATCACGAATTTATAAAAGGATCTTTTAAATTATGTAGTAGGGTTAATTGCCATTCTGATATCGTAGTTTCATCTACGTAGCATAACATCGTTCGATATTTCACTCCAAAAAATACTTATATTCGTTCATCTATCATAAATGATCGGTATGGGTGGCACTAAAAAGAGACCGTTAGCCCAAATGGAGAAGGCTCAGTTAAGAGAGGCTACTAAAAAAGAAGCTACTAAAAAAGAAGCTCCTCGAGTTACACAACAATCTAAGAGTTCGAAATCTTTAACTATTAAACTTAACGAAGATGATATAATTAAAGCCCTTAACCCACTGAAGGCTATAACCCTTTACAATGCCGCGAAGAGTCTAGGGGTGACACCATCGGTAGCTTCCATGTTAATTAAAATGATGGAGTCGAAAGGTCTATTAAAGAAGGTTGGAGGGTACAGTGGCCATTACGTATATGCGTTGACAACGATCACTTAAAAGTATGGTTTGTATGGTTTGTATCGCTCTAAGGTAGAAGTGAACCTATAACTTCTCAACTTTAATCTCATCCGGTTTGAATGGCCACACCTCATTTAGTACAGCATTCTTCACGATTTCACGAATTTCATCTTCACCCTTATCCTTTAATTCAAGATTCTTGATTTCAAAGATCATCGATTTTTGAATGGTGACCTTGAACTTCACATTCCCACCCTTATTCAGCACCACTCATCTTGATAGAAGGAATATTCTTAGATAAATACTTACTCAAGTATTCGTATCGATATTACATCACCAGGCCCAGCCCCTTCAAGTACCTCTATCCCCGAATCGACTTTACCCAGAGGGTTCATCCCTCTTGACACGACCGTATCTTTAAGGAAGAAGCATACACTCCCATTAAGAGGGAGGAATGCGATCTCACCTCTCTTAAATGATGTACGGGCCTTCTCCGATCCAACCGTTAATCCAGATATGAAGTATACAAAGCTATCTTCAAATTTACTGACCCTCCCTTCCAAGGGCATACTCCTTATCAGTTGATTCACGGTGATAGGGGCGAGGTGCTTAAAGAAGTATCCTTTGGCCACACCCTTTCTTAAAACTTCGATCTGAATACTAACTTTTGAATAAGAGATCAACCATAAAGATGATGATCGCTCGAGCCTTTTAAATTTTAAATCTAGATCGCAACCTTTATTTCCTAACCATCCACTCTTTTTATATCCTTAGGAGAGTTAGGAGGGTCTCGCTACATGAATAAAACTTTAAATTTAAAGGAGGAGAGTATAGTTGAGAGTAATTTAAAGAGAGAGGGAAGAGATATGGAGACTGTTCAAGAGTTTCAAGTTAAAATCGGACCTAAAAAGTTAACACGTTTTGAAAGGGCAAGAATCATTGGAGCA encodes:
- a CDS encoding 40S ribosomal protein S25, which gives rise to MGGTKKRPLAQMEKAQLREATKKEATKKEAPRVTQQSKSSKSLTIKLNEDDIIKALNPLKAITLYNAAKSLGVTPSVASMLIKMMESKGLLKKVGGYSGHYVYALTTIT
- a CDS encoding ATP-dependent DNA ligase; the protein is MDYSIITEVCEALSQTTKRLELTNILVDLFKRTPKELVDKVIYLIQGKIYPDYVGIEIGVADKLAIKALSMVSGMNQDKIIEIFQKLGDIGLVAENILKNKVQTTLFSTPLTVEDVYATFERMAKSVGEGSIEIKLRNLSRLLNDATPLEAKYIMKMVTGRLRLGIADYTVLDALAIAYTGDKANRPILERAYNLSSDLGLVAKTAALKGLEGLKEFKVQIGRPIRPMLAERLESAEEILKKLEGKAAAEYKLDGERLQIHKQGDRVILFSRRLENITNHYPDAIQLVNENVKVNEGILEAEVVAINVDTGEYLPFQELMHRRRKYGIEEAMKQYPIALNFFDLLYVDGEEYITKPYVERRKRLEEVIVETDRVKIVPTIIATKPDEIERFMEQAITDGCEGLVIKDLDSLYRAGAREFAWIKLKREYRAGLTDTIDLVIVGAFYGKGRRAGKYGTFLLAAYDKEVDVFRTACKIGTGFTDEDLEYFPKLLEPYKIPHKHPRVDSRIDADVWFVPKIVIETIAAEITLSPIHTCGIDRIRKGSGLALRFPKYTGRLRDDKSPEDATTVDEIVELYRKQLKKIEEEPLE
- a CDS encoding DUF47 domain-containing protein, with the protein product MFSGELETQARRKTLSILQDESRRVLDAIRDLALAYSSFTNRDEKLLAEIKDRMTKAEEDVESFRRALTREVAEIGSMMMNREDLLRTAYNIEEVVSYIGGAFFRLTQLKPTILTESKLKDELQEIIDLTVEAVQRLNKLIQALVINPSAVIELANEVQKIERQMDAKYRATITKALNSVNDIRGLIMLKDIIEHMEAICDTCFRAADSATILALGL
- a CDS encoding sulfite exporter TauE/SafE family protein, with the translated sequence MLDRILEILTALILTILAVLIGTFSSIVGVGGGFIIIPLLILVYNLKAHVAMGTSLTTVLFTAISATIVYLKQRRIDWKLGIITVLLTIPTSYMGAYSTKFFESKVLSGIFGIALALIGLRMILGSGLLYRRKESDEGTIAKLSSSQKGWYRKLVDASGSVFEYRIRTIPGFLLLPLCGFVASFLGVAGGIIIVPVYVLVMKVPIHLATATSLFTIIFTSISGAYAHLLLGNISLEYAIPLIIGTVTGAQIGTRIAKRLKSKLIQFIFGLLMISVGIFMAVTRLLM
- a CDS encoding endonuclease III; the encoded protein is MDIERILESMAKMVGEDVSTLEWVSQKRDPFQVLISTIISSRTKDEITREASKRLFSRYKDAYELSQADERDIERLIKPAGFYRVKARRIKEVAQMIVKNFGGKVPSSIEDLLTLPSVGRKTANCVLVYGFGKPAIPVDTHVHRIANRLGLVDSKVPEETEYQLMEKVKREYWIQINELFVKFGQRICQPIKPRCDICSLTSICKWYRSKGKSE
- a CDS encoding cyclophilin-like fold protein, whose protein sequence is MISYSKVSIQIEVLRKGVAKGYFFKHLAPITVNQLIRSMPLEGRVSKFEDSFVYFISGLTVGSEKARTSFKRGEIAFLPLNGSVCFFLKDTVVSRGMNPLGKVDSGIEVLEGAGPGDVISIRILE
- the endA gene encoding tRNA-intron lyase, which produces MGVIRGELVENRIIIWNIEDARALFKEGFYGKPLGIPKPKNADFQVPLILDLIEGFYLTKIGRLKVYRANSKKELSLNAIERICNKEYVNFKEKLLVYEELRKAGYVVTPGIKFGCDFAVYEYGPGIDHAPYLIEVVKPDHKISATGIVLSGRLATTVRKQFIMAISDVKNRKVKFISFDCWRA